A stretch of Gemmatimonas sp. DNA encodes these proteins:
- a CDS encoding type II toxin-antitoxin system RelE/ParE family toxin — MRFVETPIFTAALRRHLDDEPYRALQAALYLRPEQGALIPGGGGLRKLRWGAEGRGKRGGVRTIYYWAAADGVCYMLYLYAKNEQGDLTPTQLRTLARVVREEFK; from the coding sequence ATGCGCTTCGTCGAGACGCCCATCTTCACGGCGGCCCTCCGCCGTCATCTCGATGACGAGCCGTATCGCGCGCTCCAGGCGGCCTTGTACCTGCGTCCGGAGCAGGGGGCGCTGATTCCCGGCGGTGGCGGACTGCGCAAGCTTCGCTGGGGCGCCGAGGGGCGTGGGAAGCGGGGCGGTGTCCGCACCATCTACTACTGGGCGGCCGCCGACGGCGTTTGTTACATGCTGTACCTGTACGCGAAGAATGAGCAGGGTGATCTCACCCCCACGCAGCTGCGCACGCTCGCTCGAGTGGTGCGCGAGGAGTTCAAGTGA
- the nadS gene encoding NadS family protein has protein sequence MKADAFDELLESVRQAGAIRRGERKPTRSRTFKPTDVKAVRADLGQSQAEFALMIGVSVATLRNWEQGRRVPDGPALALLQVAAHNPAAVVEALHRPKRRGAA, from the coding sequence GTGAAGGCCGACGCATTCGACGAGTTGCTGGAGAGCGTGCGCCAGGCGGGGGCGATCCGTCGCGGCGAACGGAAGCCGACTCGCTCTCGCACGTTCAAGCCGACCGATGTCAAAGCGGTGCGCGCCGACCTCGGGCAGTCGCAGGCGGAGTTTGCGCTGATGATCGGCGTGAGCGTGGCCACGCTCCGGAACTGGGAGCAGGGCCGCCGCGTACCAGATGGTCCCGCGCTCGCCTTGCTGCAGGTCGCGGCGCATAATCCCGCGGCGGTCGTTGAGGCATTGCATCGTCCCAAGCGGCGCGGCGCGGCATAA
- a CDS encoding cupin domain-containing protein: protein MDKVSLAEKLGLINEHWRPKVIGELNGQEVKLVKFKGTFVWHHHDSEDELFLGVSGTFRVEFRDRTVEMGPGEFIIVPRGVEHRTVADEEAAILVFEPAATRNTGDIEDGEFTAPTGVRL, encoded by the coding sequence ATGGATAAGGTCAGTCTGGCCGAGAAACTCGGACTCATCAACGAGCATTGGCGTCCGAAGGTCATTGGTGAGCTCAACGGCCAAGAAGTAAAACTCGTCAAATTCAAGGGCACGTTCGTTTGGCATCACCATGATTCCGAGGATGAGTTGTTCCTTGGTGTGAGTGGCACGTTTCGAGTGGAGTTCAGAGACCGAACGGTCGAGATGGGACCGGGCGAGTTCATCATCGTGCCCCGGGGGGTGGAACATCGAACGGTCGCTGACGAGGAAGCCGCTATCCTCGTCTTCGAGCCTGCGGCGACACGGAACACGGGCGACATTGAGGACGGCGAGTTTACTGCACCCACGGGAGTGCGACTCTGA